One Candidatus Eisenbacteria bacterium genomic window, GATAAGGACGTGAACTTTCACTGCACAACCGCGCCATTTACCGTGTCCCCCGGACCACAGGGCTTTGTCATGTTGTGCTGACTCGCCCCGGGGATGTCGGCCTTCTATGGCGTTCGTGTTCCTCGGCTCGCAGCTTTGCCGCCGGCTTCCTTCGGACCATTCCTCGCGGATTGGCCCTTGCCTTGAGCTGGCCGTTGGCGTCATCATTGATGACGGTGGTCCTCCTACAGGGGACTTTCACCCCTTGAGTTCACGCCCATGCCGGGCGTACACAACCGGCTCCACCGGACTCGCTTCGTTCGCCGGTGAGCCGAACGTTATAGGTACTTAACTGAAATTGACGGTCGGTCGATTGTCAAAAAGCGGAGGCACAAATTGAATCCACGATTATCCTTCGCGCTTGTTTCCGCCCTCCTCCTCGGCTCCCTGCCCGCGAGTCAAGCTCTAGATGCAGAGATTTTTGTGGATTTTGATACGGATAATAGTATCTGGACGATCAATCAATATGCCGGAGCGAGCTACGGGACGATCAGCATTATTTTGGAAATATCTGAAGGCAATATTGAACCCGGCGCAGAACTTATGTTGGTCGCCGAGCATGATATGTATACGGTTGGCATTGATGATGACTACCCCTGCATAATTTTCGAGGGTGATTGCGGACCATATGAATGGGGGAACCCAGACCTTTTTGAAGAATCATATTTAATCCCGTGCCCTGTGTGCTGTGCGGACAATCGGCATATCTACGGGAAAATTAAGGAAGGGGTGACTCTATCCAGTGGAAACAGGTATCTTTTGGGCTCTGTAGGCCTATCTCTTGACACTTCAGGAGAGTGCTCATCCCGACTCATAATTAGAGGGGAATGTGATCATATCGACCATGAGGCATGGGCGCCGGCTTGGCTTGAATCAGATCCGAATCCTGTCAAACAGGGAACCTGGGGCAAAGTAAAATCCTTATATTAGTAAAGTGATACAGACCTATAACGACTTTTGAACCTGCCGAGGGCCCTTGTCACGGCCTCTCGCACAGGACTATTATAGTGACGCAAAGTTGAGAGTGGGCGGGGGCCGCGCCAAGCGCGCCTCGCAGGTTAAAAGAACGTTCGCGTGAGGAGAAAATGACTGAATTGAAGCCCATCGGCACTATCCACAGCCCATTCAAGGAGCTGAACGGCATGCCGATCCAGCCCGCTGGCGCGGCCGGCGTAAAGGGTACCGTCGATATCTTTGAGGAATACCGTGCCGGGCTCAAAGATCTGGACGGATTCTCTCATATCATATTGCTGTACCAGTTCCACCGCAGCCAGGGATTCAACCTCCAAGTCGTGCCTTTCATGGATTCAGAACCCAGGGGCCTCTTCGCGACCCGTGCGCCCAGGCGTCCGAACCCAATCGGACTCTCTGTTGTGCAACTGGACAAGATCGAAAACGGTTTGCTGCAGATTCAGAACGTGGACATCCTCGACGGGACCCCACTTCTGGACATCAAGCCCTATGTTCCGGAATTCGAGGCCCAAGTGAAGGTGCGCACCGGCTGGCTTGAGACAGCCAGGAAGACCGTTTCACACCGAAGGGCGGACGATCGATTCAAATAGGACCGCGAACGCCAAGCAGCTTGACTCCCTCAAGCGCGTTATGCAATATGAATAATGCAGTACGCATAATGCGGAGGGCATACTGAAATGAACCCATTCCAACACAGCGCGCTGGCACGCAAGGGCGCTTTCTGTAATCGAAAGAAGGAGTTACGCGAGATCCGCCGATCCATGGAGAATGGCGATCGTGCGTTTATCTACTCGGAGCGCAGGCTGGGCAAGACTTCTCTGGTGAAGCTCGCTCTCAGTGGTCTCCCGAA contains:
- the tsaA gene encoding tRNA (N6-threonylcarbamoyladenosine(37)-N6)-methyltransferase TrmO; this translates as MTELKPIGTIHSPFKELNGMPIQPAGAAGVKGTVDIFEEYRAGLKDLDGFSHIILLYQFHRSQGFNLQVVPFMDSEPRGLFATRAPRRPNPIGLSVVQLDKIENGLLQIQNVDILDGTPLLDIKPYVPEFEAQVKVRTGWLETARKTVSHRRADDRFK